The proteins below are encoded in one region of Selenihalanaerobacter shriftii:
- a CDS encoding DNA double-strand break repair nuclease NurA — MLETSAKLKEILLNTNKELRTKYSIDDNLDKIELRDKIEDEVGELVDLNKMTNNDLQHWLGKESIVGVDGSVNKIGSNYPHYLFLLQALAKSTEKKDIIEAELFCPLTSISKEEIIDFIDKQEEKGKRLSKQDAANKIRISKLAELELEVALQSIKNWDPKLIMLDGSLIRYRIEDEDKWKELKELAIKENVLLVGIIEEIGTREIGKRLSGDLRGNDFYDREILFGLLEKGEMLSLEFKIGFKTAFMRTSRDPQVIGIDILDEQQNDLQKIADLVYTLTPEDGRGVPVWLDIVDNEVRISDQMIKNLVETYLDSDLQRRLFYSKRDERVY; from the coding sequence ATGTTAGAGACATCTGCTAAACTTAAGGAAATATTGTTAAATACTAATAAAGAATTGCGAACTAAATATTCTATAGATGATAATCTAGATAAAATAGAGTTACGGGATAAGATTGAAGATGAGGTAGGAGAATTAGTTGATTTAAATAAAATGACTAATAATGATTTGCAGCATTGGTTAGGTAAAGAATCAATTGTAGGAGTTGATGGATCAGTAAACAAAATAGGTAGTAATTATCCTCATTATCTTTTTCTATTACAAGCTTTAGCTAAGAGTACTGAAAAGAAAGATATAATTGAGGCTGAACTATTCTGTCCTCTTACTTCTATATCAAAAGAAGAAATCATTGATTTTATAGATAAACAAGAAGAGAAAGGTAAAAGACTCAGTAAGCAAGATGCAGCTAATAAGATTAGAATTTCTAAATTAGCCGAGTTGGAGTTAGAAGTAGCTCTTCAATCCATTAAGAATTGGGATCCAAAATTAATTATGTTAGATGGGTCATTAATCAGGTATAGAATTGAAGATGAAGATAAGTGGAAAGAGTTAAAGGAATTAGCTATTAAGGAGAATGTTCTATTAGTAGGAATAATTGAAGAAATTGGGACACGAGAGATTGGTAAGAGGTTGTCAGGTGATTTAAGAGGAAATGATTTTTATGATAGAGAAATATTATTTGGGTTGCTAGAAAAAGGTGAGATGTTAAGTTTAGAATTTAAGATTGGTTTTAAAACAGCTTTTATGCGAACTAGTCGAGATCCACAAGTAATTGGAATTGATATTTTGGATGAACAGCAAAACGATTTGCAAAAGATTGCTGATTTAGTTTATACTTTAACTCCAGAGGATGGGAGAGGAGTTCCTGTTTGGTTAGATATTGTAGATAATGAAGTTAGAATCTCCGATCAGATGATTAAGAATTTAGTGGAGACATATTTAGATTCAGATTTACAAAGAAGATTATTTTATTCTAAACGAGATGAACGAGTTTATTAA
- a CDS encoding AbrB/MazE/SpoVT family DNA-binding domain-containing protein translates to MKSTGIVRKVDELGRIVIPVELRRTLRIEEKDALEIYVDGESIILKKYEPACVFCGNAADTTVFKNKTVCKECLAEMSESA, encoded by the coding sequence ATGAAGTCTACAGGGATCGTTAGAAAAGTAGATGAATTAGGAAGAATAGTAATTCCTGTTGAATTAAGAAGAACACTTAGAATAGAAGAAAAAGATGCTTTAGAAATTTATGTAGACGGTGAGAGTATCATTTTAAAGAAATATGAACCTGCATGTGTTTTTTGTGGCAATGCTGCTGACACTACAGTTTTTAAGAATAAAACTGTTTGTAAAGAATGTCTAGCAGAAATGTCTGAAAGCGCTTAA